From Chryseobacterium joostei, the proteins below share one genomic window:
- a CDS encoding helix-turn-helix domain-containing protein, which yields MIYTTLLNIAIFQGIVLGVVILKSSLFNSTSNKYLAYLLFALSMVLLNYVFEIEGAFKSYHLLCFLDYIDWIFLLPVFIFLFIINRIDDTVKNRQRTYLYYIPFVYSSTFTIIYRLNDILGIYKITGSGIFIINILRLIQLLFAFIIILFPPFYSYFMIRHLKDPQEKKWVITLLTTLYLLLSTWLITYMTGFFLGIDISSTMSGLALSATFIMHWTAYIGIYKYKLAKNKEAVYNFLNQDSAIPYPNLQIAENSAPQEYKETITADNLYFQKLELLCKNDHIYTDSTLNREKVAEKLGISAGYVSQIVNTITGDNFANYINQYRVEAVKEMISDPEYENYTLLTMGLEAGFTSKTTFYKAFKKVTSQTPNEYKNTSK from the coding sequence TTGATTTATACAACACTTTTAAATATTGCTATTTTCCAGGGAATAGTCTTAGGCGTAGTTATTTTAAAATCTTCCCTATTCAATAGTACTTCAAATAAATATTTAGCCTACTTGCTATTTGCACTTTCCATGGTTTTACTGAATTATGTTTTTGAAATTGAAGGTGCATTTAAGTCCTACCATTTGCTGTGTTTTCTGGACTATATTGATTGGATATTTTTACTACCCGTCTTCATCTTCCTGTTTATAATAAACCGAATTGATGATACCGTAAAAAACAGACAGAGAACTTATTTGTATTACATTCCGTTTGTCTACTCCTCTACTTTTACTATTATATACCGTCTTAATGATATTTTAGGAATTTATAAAATCACAGGTTCAGGCATTTTTATCATCAATATACTTAGACTGATTCAGCTTTTATTTGCCTTTATCATCATCCTGTTTCCACCTTTTTATTCTTATTTCATGATAAGGCACTTAAAAGACCCACAAGAGAAAAAATGGGTAATTACCTTATTAACTACGCTCTATTTGTTATTATCTACCTGGCTAATTACGTATATGACCGGCTTCTTTTTGGGGATAGATATTTCCTCTACCATGAGTGGGCTGGCTTTATCGGCAACATTTATCATGCACTGGACAGCCTACATAGGCATTTACAAATACAAGCTTGCCAAAAACAAAGAAGCTGTCTACAATTTTCTGAATCAAGATTCAGCTATTCCGTATCCCAATCTGCAAATTGCAGAAAATAGTGCACCACAAGAATATAAGGAAACGATCACCGCAGATAATCTTTATTTTCAAAAACTGGAACTTCTTTGCAAAAATGATCACATTTATACAGACAGTACATTAAACAGAGAAAAAGTAGCTGAAAAACTGGGCATAAGCGCAGGATACGTTTCACAAATTGTAAACACCATAACAGGTGACAACTTTGCTAATTATATTAATCAATATCGGGTGGAAGCTGTAAAGGAGATGATATCAGATCCGGAATACGAAAACTATACTTTGTTGACGATGGGATTAGAAGCCGGGTTTACTTCAAAGACCACTTTTTATAAAGCCTTTAAAAAAGTGACCAGTCAGACACCCAATGAGTATAAAAACACCAGTAAATAA
- a CDS encoding transposase, producing MRNQSQPNYKRIYSDIIDQKFPHKKLECEKLLKKKILFAVDIIELNKKIFGAKSQDIKKINQKLRSYNTADILHILDYQKNHKMNNRQVAEHFGLSRNTMTKWRKMFK from the coding sequence ATGAGAAATCAAAGTCAACCTAATTACAAACGGATCTATTCGGACATCATTGATCAGAAATTTCCACATAAAAAATTGGAATGCGAAAAGCTATTGAAAAAGAAAATACTTTTTGCAGTGGATATTATTGAATTAAACAAAAAAATATTTGGAGCTAAAAGTCAGGATATCAAAAAAATCAATCAAAAACTTCGTTCCTACAACACAGCAGATATTCTGCATATCCTTGATTATCAAAAAAATCATAAAATGAATAATCGGCAAGTGGCTGAACATTTCGGACTGAGCAGAAATACCATGACTAAATGGCGAAAGATGTTCAAATAG
- a CDS encoding PhzF family phenazine biosynthesis protein: MKLELYQIDAFTEEIFHGNPACVVPLKNWLPDEVLLKIARENAVAETAFFIDNGNTIHLRWFTPEIEMDLCGHATLATAHCLASILNYEKSRIVFDTKSGELTVDVKDGFYYMDFPSRMPEKSTLPDNIAQSLNIQPKEVFKSRDYVLVYESEEDIKKIKIERSVFDLINLDPGGVVVTAAGTDSDFVSRYFTPQSSILEDPVTGSAHCSLIPFWSSRLGKDKLFARQISERGGQLYCENKDERVIVAGKARTYSMGYFWIE; the protein is encoded by the coding sequence ATGAAGTTAGAATTATATCAGATAGATGCATTTACAGAAGAAATTTTCCATGGAAACCCTGCATGTGTGGTCCCGTTAAAAAACTGGCTTCCCGATGAAGTCCTCTTAAAAATAGCCCGTGAAAATGCTGTAGCAGAAACAGCCTTCTTTATTGATAATGGCAATACCATTCATCTGAGATGGTTTACACCTGAAATAGAGATGGATTTATGCGGACATGCTACCCTTGCCACAGCCCATTGCTTAGCTTCCATCCTAAACTATGAGAAGAGCAGAATTGTTTTTGATACCAAAAGCGGTGAGTTAACAGTAGATGTAAAAGATGGATTTTACTATATGGATTTCCCATCAAGAATGCCTGAAAAATCTACTCTTCCGGATAATATAGCCCAGTCTCTCAACATACAGCCTAAGGAAGTCTTCAAGTCCAGAGACTATGTTCTGGTATATGAGTCTGAGGAAGACATCAAAAAAATCAAAATTGAAAGATCTGTTTTCGACCTTATCAATCTGGATCCTGGAGGTGTTGTTGTAACAGCAGCGGGTACAGACAGTGATTTTGTTTCAAGATATTTTACGCCACAGTCATCCATTCTTGAAGACCCCGTAACCGGTTCTGCCCATTGCTCACTCATTCCCTTCTGGTCATCAAGATTAGGAAAAGATAAGCTTTTTGCCCGTCAGATATCAGAAAGAGGAGGCCAGCTTTATTGTGAAAACAAGGATGAAAGAGTAATTGTGGCAGGTAAAGCCAGAACCTATTCCATGGGATATTTCTGGATAGAATAA
- a CDS encoding SDR family oxidoreductase has product MSKNDLQGKVVLIAGGAKNLGGLLSRNFAAKGAKLAIHYNSDATKPDAEKTLEEVKALGAEAFIFQGDLTKIENITRFFDETVSKFGRIDIAINTVGMVLKKPFVETTEAEYDSMSDINSKVAYFFIQEAGKKLNDNGKICTIVTSLLAAYTGFYSTYEGMKAPVEHFTRAASKEFGERGISVTAVAPGPMDTPFFYGQESADAVAYHKSASALGGLTDIKDIAPLIEFLVSDGWWITGQTIFANGGYTTR; this is encoded by the coding sequence ATGTCAAAAAATGATTTACAAGGCAAGGTAGTATTGATTGCCGGAGGTGCAAAAAATTTAGGAGGACTTCTAAGCAGAAACTTTGCTGCAAAAGGTGCAAAATTAGCTATCCATTACAATAGTGATGCTACAAAACCAGATGCCGAAAAAACATTGGAAGAAGTAAAAGCATTGGGTGCAGAGGCATTCATCTTTCAGGGGGATTTAACCAAAATAGAAAATATCACCCGTTTTTTTGATGAAACGGTTTCAAAATTCGGAAGAATAGACATCGCCATCAATACAGTGGGAATGGTACTAAAGAAGCCTTTTGTAGAGACCACAGAAGCAGAATATGACAGCATGAGCGATATCAATTCAAAAGTAGCCTATTTCTTTATTCAGGAAGCAGGTAAAAAACTGAATGATAATGGAAAAATTTGTACTATCGTAACGTCTTTGCTTGCAGCCTACACCGGATTTTATTCTACTTATGAGGGTATGAAAGCGCCTGTTGAGCATTTTACAAGAGCTGCTTCCAAAGAGTTTGGAGAGCGTGGTATTTCTGTAACAGCTGTTGCTCCGGGACCAATGGATACACCGTTTTTCTATGGGCAGGAAAGTGCTGATGCAGTTGCCTATCATAAATCTGCATCAGCATTAGGCGGGCTAACTGATATTAAAGACATTGCTCCTCTTATTGAATTTCTGGTTTCAGATGGTTGGTGGATTACCGGACAGACTATTTTTGCCAACGGTGGCTATACTACAAGATAA
- a CDS encoding serine hydrolase domain-containing protein — MKYVIPILFFTLLGCKSTRPINTQNVENAITKNALQLLEDKRFHSVSIAVLKDGESTIKHFGELTIGKGNQPNDSTLYELASVTKTFTGYVAAKAVLDKKLNLEDDIRIYLNEPYPNLEFKGEPITIKHLITHTSGFPNMPLKSENKKAFFEGLKLIKIETKPGETYSYSNTAPELTAYILEKVYQKPFEELVTEFVLKPNTMNQTKFTLNENDRTRLVKGYNDKNELMPNFNRTLWGGISGLHSTTTDLVKYMKLQLDRSNLIVNESHKKLYKEGSDFWEGYHWYIIENGSQLIYRHHGGIYGMQNWFVIYPKQNIGIAILTNTSFNETGEILEKVVDNLYDDIMKTKK; from the coding sequence ATGAAATATGTAATCCCTATTTTATTTTTCACCTTACTTGGTTGTAAAAGTACTCGCCCAATCAATACACAAAATGTTGAAAATGCAATTACAAAAAATGCTCTTCAGTTATTAGAAGACAAAAGGTTTCATTCTGTTTCTATTGCCGTGCTTAAAGATGGAGAATCTACCATCAAGCATTTCGGAGAATTAACGATTGGAAAAGGAAACCAGCCCAACGATTCTACACTTTATGAGCTAGCTTCTGTAACGAAAACCTTTACAGGTTATGTAGCTGCAAAAGCTGTCCTCGATAAAAAACTCAATTTAGAGGATGATATTAGAATCTATCTTAACGAACCTTATCCCAATTTGGAGTTTAAAGGCGAGCCTATAACAATCAAACACCTCATCACCCATACCAGTGGATTTCCTAATATGCCTCTAAAAAGCGAAAATAAAAAGGCATTTTTTGAAGGATTAAAACTTATCAAAATTGAAACAAAACCTGGAGAAACGTATTCCTATTCCAACACGGCTCCGGAGCTGACAGCGTATATCCTTGAAAAAGTGTATCAAAAACCTTTTGAAGAATTGGTCACTGAATTTGTTTTGAAACCCAATACAATGAACCAAACCAAGTTTACCCTCAATGAAAATGACAGAACAAGATTGGTAAAAGGCTACAACGATAAAAACGAGTTAATGCCCAACTTCAACAGAACTTTATGGGGTGGGATTTCAGGATTGCATTCTACGACTACGGATCTGGTGAAATATATGAAATTGCAACTTGACAGGTCCAACCTTATTGTCAACGAATCTCATAAAAAATTATATAAAGAGGGTTCTGATTTTTGGGAAGGTTATCATTGGTATATCATAGAAAATGGCAGCCAATTAATCTACAGACATCACGGAGGGATATACGGAATGCAGAATTGGTTTGTGATTTATCCTAAACAAAATATAGGGATAGCTATATTGACGAACACCAGCTTTAATGAAACAGGAGAAATTTTAGAAAAAGTAGTTGACAATCTGTATGATGACATAATGAAAACTAAGAAATAA
- a CDS encoding DUF4240 domain-containing protein, whose product MKKNLINQNGVSDKFWNIEYFGNTQKIVFGKTGTKGRESIKEFADEMECIRESEKLISQKIKKGYTEIPEHEEIPQKAELSETEKADIYFWEAIEKSNKYKNAHWSEYDVEEHLENLTAYLSRFGKERLVLFEKTLQEKLSDLYTAEIAELSIVLECEFSSENGKYTFNDSLSDDGFIYFRCWLLLKGKAFFDDIKKDIQAFVSGKYSFNIGDCWAEGLLYVADEAYSANHDNEDESEIRDTVDELYPENHYDSMDRQMNREPKGGADLQTMYPKLVKEIGELRSA is encoded by the coding sequence ATGAAAAAGAATTTGATCAATCAAAATGGAGTCTCGGATAAATTTTGGAATATTGAATATTTTGGAAATACCCAAAAAATAGTTTTTGGAAAAACAGGAACCAAGGGGCGTGAAAGCATTAAAGAATTTGCAGATGAAATGGAGTGTATCAGAGAATCTGAAAAACTGATCAGCCAAAAGATCAAAAAGGGATACACGGAAATTCCTGAACATGAGGAAATCCCCCAGAAAGCAGAACTTTCTGAAACCGAAAAAGCCGATATTTATTTCTGGGAAGCCATTGAAAAATCAAATAAATACAAAAACGCCCATTGGAGCGAGTATGATGTAGAAGAGCATCTGGAAAATCTAACGGCGTATCTCTCCAGATTTGGGAAAGAAAGGCTTGTTCTTTTTGAAAAGACACTACAGGAAAAACTGAGTGACCTTTACACGGCTGAAATTGCGGAGCTTTCCATTGTTTTGGAATGCGAATTCAGCTCTGAGAATGGGAAATATACCTTTAACGACTCTCTTTCTGATGACGGATTTATTTATTTCCGCTGTTGGCTGCTACTGAAAGGCAAGGCGTTTTTTGATGATATTAAAAAAGATATACAGGCATTTGTAAGCGGGAAATACAGCTTTAATATTGGAGACTGCTGGGCAGAGGGGCTGTTGTATGTAGCTGATGAAGCCTATTCTGCCAATCATGACAACGAAGATGAATCGGAAATAAGGGATACCGTAGATGAGCTTTATCCCGAGAACCACTATGACAGCATGGATAGGCAGATGAACCGCGAGCCAAAGGGTGGAGCTGACCTGCAGACCATGTACCCGAAACTGGTAAAGGAAATTGGAGAATTGAGAAGTGCATAA
- a CDS encoding helix-turn-helix domain-containing protein → MDKLSFLEVIAAMAVFVSLLLAVFLLTVKTERKLENRLFAAFLIINAIDISGLFMHLFVDSYNLKAFKISAYLLTMPLFYLYVNAVCYSDFTLKRKHLLHLIPFIVVNLILVPRLYLAEGAIKEDFFNHMWSSPEMLVYQLIGELQFFFYIVGVFLVLKKYRKIYLENYTNPNTLLYKWLSQLTVIFLIIHLCIILKNIVRYTQHRDLFIWLNIVAGTVFLLAACWFILKALNYPELFRRIDSTLQPTKDFAETLETENKTDETKSFQIEQLRKFMVEKEPFLNPSLTIQELADQVGIPVRELSVLINHHINQHFFDFVNEYRVKKAMTILKDPTKKEYTVLEILYEVGFNSKSSFHTSFKKYTNQTPTAFRNS, encoded by the coding sequence ATGGACAAATTAAGTTTTCTGGAAGTTATTGCTGCGATGGCTGTTTTTGTATCGCTGCTGCTTGCCGTATTTTTATTAACGGTAAAAACAGAAAGAAAACTGGAAAACAGATTATTTGCAGCATTCCTTATCATTAATGCCATTGATATCAGCGGACTTTTTATGCACCTTTTTGTGGATAGCTACAATCTGAAAGCTTTCAAAATATCTGCCTACTTATTGACAATGCCTCTTTTCTATCTGTACGTTAATGCCGTCTGTTATTCTGATTTCACCTTAAAAAGAAAGCATTTGCTGCATCTTATTCCTTTTATTGTGGTCAACTTAATTTTAGTTCCAAGGCTTTATCTGGCAGAGGGTGCTATTAAAGAAGACTTCTTTAACCATATGTGGAGCTCCCCTGAAATGTTGGTTTATCAGCTCATCGGGGAACTGCAGTTTTTCTTTTATATTGTTGGTGTATTTCTTGTCCTTAAAAAATACAGGAAGATTTATCTTGAAAATTATACCAATCCCAACACTTTGCTGTACAAATGGCTGTCTCAGCTTACCGTGATTTTCCTGATCATCCATTTATGTATTATTTTAAAGAACATCGTAAGGTACACCCAGCACAGAGATCTGTTTATCTGGTTGAATATTGTTGCGGGAACAGTATTTTTATTGGCCGCCTGTTGGTTTATTTTAAAGGCATTAAATTATCCTGAGCTTTTTCGCAGAATTGATTCTACCCTACAACCGACAAAGGATTTTGCCGAAACGCTGGAAACCGAAAATAAAACTGACGAAACAAAAAGCTTTCAGATTGAACAGCTTAGAAAGTTTATGGTTGAAAAAGAACCCTTTTTAAATCCCTCCCTGACGATTCAGGAATTGGCAGATCAGGTGGGAATTCCCGTTCGTGAGTTGTCTGTTTTAATTAATCATCATATCAATCAGCATTTTTTTGATTTTGTGAATGAATATCGCGTTAAAAAAGCAATGACGATTCTGAAAGATCCCACGAAAAAAGAATATACGGTGCTGGAAATCTTATATGAAGTGGGTTTTAATTCAAAATCTTCTTTTCATACTTCATTTAAGAAATATACAAACCAAACACCAACAGCATTCAGAAACAGTTGA
- a CDS encoding DUF3575 domain-containing protein — MKKNFLLAMILFAFYSVNAQNTKTNEDPSERKNEIKLNLITPLSGAVEAGFERYLNKNSSLGISAFMVYDNTKEDDLNYFISPYYRYYFGKKYASGFFAEGFGMFTSIDGKKIYAADNIAFTESKNVYDLALGAGLGWKLVTKKGIVFEANAAYGRLVFNADKTDHDQVIKLGLSMGYRF; from the coding sequence ATGAAAAAGAACTTTTTACTAGCAATGATTTTGTTTGCTTTTTATTCTGTTAATGCACAAAACACCAAAACCAATGAAGATCCATCCGAGAGAAAAAATGAAATTAAACTGAATCTTATCACGCCATTATCCGGTGCCGTGGAAGCAGGTTTTGAAAGATACCTTAACAAAAATTCATCACTGGGGATCTCTGCATTTATGGTTTATGATAATACAAAAGAAGATGATCTGAATTACTTCATCTCTCCCTATTACAGATATTATTTTGGAAAGAAATATGCTTCGGGATTTTTTGCTGAGGGATTTGGAATGTTTACTTCCATTGATGGAAAAAAGATATATGCGGCAGACAACATAGCATTTACTGAAAGTAAAAACGTTTATGATCTTGCACTGGGTGCCGGTCTTGGCTGGAAGTTAGTTACAAAGAAAGGAATTGTTTTTGAAGCTAATGCAGCCTATGGAAGACTTGTTTTCAATGCAGACAAAACAGATCACGATCAGGTTATAAAGCTAGGTTTGAGTATGGGATATAGATTTTAA
- a CDS encoding T9SS type A sorting domain-containing protein, with protein MLHITSLKNRPTTIMLCIMALLLSFNIMNAQCSLTGWKKFSQGETFSVALKEDGTLWMWGQNINSILGNGSGTVTIVQHPTQMGTDNDWTDISVGRWFVLAKKTNNNLYGWGDNQFGNLGNGNNTAQYSPIMIAQNVKSFSAGYHHSMIVKTDGTMWGTGYNEWGNLGKGTLVGYYNTWQQEASLSTDWDKASAGYYNSFGIKTNGTLWSCGANVQGQTGTGVTAGAASNFAQIGTDTNWKDVSCGVYHVLGLKTTGKLWGWGYSANGRLGIAGAGAQFFYTPQAVEPTSDYSQIATSWDASAIVKSDNTLYAFGVNHNGITGGTTADTYNLAPQQIGTDTNWKTLALRVGGYHFGAVKNDTSLWAWGADNLYQLGNGDGVSADSKVPTQVVCSEFLNTNEIQTKESKMSIYPNPAKDIVHIQYPKSLQQIKIYNSNGLLVKLISNFDNKSTINISDLPTGIYFIHANNEVQSFKLIKK; from the coding sequence ATGTTACACATTACATCACTTAAAAACAGACCAACAACAATAATGCTCTGCATCATGGCATTGTTACTCAGCTTCAATATTATGAATGCTCAATGCTCCTTAACCGGCTGGAAAAAATTTTCACAGGGAGAAACTTTTAGTGTAGCCTTAAAAGAGGATGGAACACTTTGGATGTGGGGGCAGAATATCAATAGTATTCTGGGAAATGGCTCCGGAACAGTTACCATAGTTCAGCATCCTACTCAGATGGGAACAGATAATGACTGGACAGACATCTCTGTTGGACGCTGGTTTGTTTTGGCAAAAAAAACCAACAACAACCTTTACGGATGGGGAGACAATCAATTTGGTAATTTAGGAAATGGAAACAATACGGCTCAATATTCTCCAATAATGATTGCCCAAAATGTAAAGTCTTTTTCAGCAGGTTATCATCATTCAATGATTGTAAAAACGGATGGTACCATGTGGGGAACAGGCTATAATGAATGGGGAAACCTAGGTAAAGGAACACTGGTTGGCTATTATAATACATGGCAGCAAGAAGCATCTCTTTCTACAGATTGGGACAAAGCATCTGCAGGATATTATAACTCGTTCGGGATCAAAACCAACGGAACTCTTTGGTCTTGCGGAGCCAATGTACAAGGACAAACAGGTACCGGTGTGACAGCTGGAGCAGCATCTAATTTTGCTCAAATCGGAACTGATACAAACTGGAAAGACGTTTCATGTGGTGTTTATCACGTTTTAGGGCTTAAAACAACAGGAAAGCTTTGGGGATGGGGATACAGCGCTAATGGAAGATTAGGAATAGCAGGGGCTGGAGCTCAGTTTTTCTATACACCACAGGCCGTTGAACCTACTTCAGATTATAGTCAAATCGCTACTTCTTGGGATGCTTCGGCTATTGTGAAGAGTGATAATACATTATATGCATTTGGAGTTAATCATAATGGTATCACCGGAGGAACCACTGCGGATACTTATAATTTAGCACCACAGCAAATCGGAACTGATACAAACTGGAAAACATTAGCACTTCGCGTTGGAGGTTACCATTTTGGAGCAGTTAAAAATGATACTTCATTATGGGCCTGGGGAGCAGATAACCTTTATCAGTTAGGGAATGGTGATGGTGTATCGGCAGACAGCAAGGTTCCTACTCAGGTTGTGTGTTCTGAATTTCTGAATACAAATGAAATACAGACTAAAGAAAGTAAAATGAGCATCTACCCTAACCCCGCTAAAGATATTGTGCATATACAATATCCAAAAAGCCTACAGCAAATCAAGATCTACAATTCAAATGGCTTATTAGTAAAACTGATCTCAAATTTTGATAATAAATCAACAATCAATATTTCCGATTTGCCGACAGGTATTTATTTTATCCATGCAAATAACGAAGTTCAAAGCTTCAAACTAATAAAGAAATAA
- a CDS encoding transposase has product MDSNFRNIHIGKFIQLRVKENKIDLSRICNFLKCTEMEIIEMYSQENLPTNTLLRWSKLLEYDFFRLYSQHLILYAPPSASFKEQTPSKLPHFRKNIYTQEIIDFILELIEKKEKTKRQITNEYGIPYSTLCKWIAKHNN; this is encoded by the coding sequence ATGGATTCAAATTTTAGAAATATTCATATTGGAAAATTTATACAGCTACGAGTTAAAGAAAATAAAATTGATTTATCTCGTATATGCAACTTCCTGAAATGTACAGAAATGGAAATTATCGAAATGTATTCGCAAGAAAATCTGCCCACTAATACCTTATTGAGATGGAGCAAACTTTTGGAATACGATTTCTTCAGACTATATTCTCAACACCTGATATTATATGCTCCACCTTCCGCTTCTTTCAAAGAACAAACCCCATCAAAGCTTCCTCATTTCAGAAAGAACATTTATACGCAGGAAATAATAGACTTCATCTTGGAGCTGATAGAGAAAAAAGAGAAAACCAAACGTCAAATTACCAATGAATACGGAATTCCCTATTCTACTTTATGTAAATGGATTGCAAAACATAATAATTAA
- a CDS encoding tetratricopeptide repeat protein, which produces MRNFLLSFLFFFSISFSLGAQTKTILNEEYIDTKLEELRFNTKISDPEKEKALFSLKSESEKIGYQWGIPKSGRCIIEIYEKQKKNREIIKLATELEKTDAGPEAYRTMANLYRSKALALEYMGLDEASLKDFKTAVSYAKKIKDSNIRNYTLSLSYNNMTIYFLNKRLENTTYKDSVIAYSKKSIESAQLINGNSKEIPLTKKYEMLSFSYMRLGISSLEEANQPGNLQKAEKYLNESLNIVNTYNLLDDSKVILMNQLSWMYLEKKEYQKTIQYANLARDLEKQFPNPTNRIESFEFLASAYSEMGDSKNAKIYMDKYTYLKDTIRITEKNNTDYSSNILLQDSKKIRKKYLQ; this is translated from the coding sequence ATGAGAAATTTTCTACTTTCATTTCTGTTTTTTTTCTCAATAAGCTTTAGTCTTGGCGCACAAACCAAAACGATTCTGAATGAAGAATATATTGATACCAAATTAGAAGAATTAAGATTTAATACTAAAATCTCTGATCCGGAAAAAGAAAAAGCATTGTTCAGTTTGAAATCTGAATCTGAAAAAATTGGATACCAATGGGGTATTCCAAAAAGTGGACGCTGTATCATTGAAATATATGAAAAGCAGAAAAAAAATAGAGAAATTATCAAACTTGCTACGGAGCTTGAAAAAACTGATGCAGGACCTGAGGCATACAGAACCATGGCAAATCTTTACCGTTCCAAAGCTTTAGCTTTAGAATATATGGGACTGGATGAAGCCAGTTTAAAGGATTTTAAAACCGCGGTTTCATATGCGAAAAAGATTAAAGATTCCAATATCAGAAATTATACCTTATCTCTTTCGTACAACAATATGACTATTTATTTTTTGAATAAGAGGTTGGAAAATACAACTTATAAAGATTCGGTTATTGCTTATTCTAAAAAAAGTATCGAGTCAGCTCAGCTTATTAATGGCAACAGTAAGGAGATTCCCCTTACAAAAAAATATGAGATGCTTTCATTTAGTTATATGCGCTTAGGGATTTCTAGTTTGGAAGAAGCGAACCAACCGGGAAACTTACAAAAAGCTGAAAAATATCTAAACGAAAGTCTAAATATTGTCAATACATATAACTTGTTAGATGATAGCAAGGTTATTTTAATGAATCAATTAAGTTGGATGTATCTGGAAAAGAAAGAGTATCAGAAAACAATACAATATGCAAATCTGGCCAGAGATCTTGAAAAACAATTCCCTAACCCGACTAACAGAATCGAATCTTTTGAATTTTTAGCTTCTGCCTATAGTGAAATGGGAGATTCAAAGAATGCAAAGATCTATATGGATAAATATACCTACTTAAAAGATACCATAAGAATTACAGAAAAAAACAATACGGACTATTCTTCAAATATCTTATTGCAGGATTCTAAAAAAATCAGGAAAAAATATCTTCAATAA
- a CDS encoding alpha/beta fold hydrolase, with the protein MKKKIILLLSFIVYLSATAQKNASVDSITQRNLFQNLKPEFEKYEKQHGNYIQTHNIRMHYLEWGDKKNPTLVWIPGTYSNGYELYEMIDQLVKMNLHVIAIDYYGHGFTPISQKNLSIYHVADDIKFLLDTMKIKKAIIGGWSRGGTISSAFYDAYPEMVQALILEDGGSVAWDFQAKAANIAKDIEETKQYYTNKKAMAFDTDFDAYWWIYNNWGIKGKESEKLKKEIFTSYARIKKNTNGKYEINPGAEELTGENSAEENIAIIYTPFTSKKAFGASTHQLNPKIIYRNLNIPLLIFDPVSKNDWFDFKEENDKLTDEHQPFIVHKVYENTWHGVKDERPNEVINDIKTFLLNNKLIK; encoded by the coding sequence ATGAAAAAAAAGATCATTCTATTGCTTTCTTTCATAGTCTATTTATCGGCAACAGCTCAAAAAAATGCTTCCGTAGATTCCATAACACAGCGGAATTTGTTCCAAAATTTAAAACCTGAATTTGAAAAATACGAAAAACAACACGGAAATTATATTCAGACCCATAATATAAGAATGCATTATTTAGAGTGGGGAGATAAAAAAAATCCAACACTTGTCTGGATTCCCGGAACGTATAGCAATGGATATGAATTATACGAAATGATAGACCAATTGGTAAAAATGAATTTACATGTCATTGCCATTGATTACTACGGTCATGGATTTACCCCAATTTCTCAAAAAAACCTGTCTATTTATCACGTTGCAGATGATATCAAATTCCTTTTAGATACAATGAAAATCAAAAAAGCAATTATTGGGGGCTGGTCAAGAGGAGGAACCATTAGTTCGGCATTTTATGATGCTTATCCGGAAATGGTTCAGGCTCTTATTTTAGAAGATGGCGGTTCTGTTGCTTGGGACTTTCAGGCAAAGGCAGCTAATATTGCGAAAGATATTGAAGAAACGAAACAATATTATACCAACAAAAAAGCAATGGCTTTTGACACCGATTTTGATGCTTATTGGTGGATCTATAACAATTGGGGGATAAAAGGAAAAGAAAGTGAGAAACTGAAAAAAGAAATTTTTACTTCTTATGCCCGAATCAAGAAAAACACAAACGGGAAATATGAAATAAATCCTGGCGCAGAAGAACTTACCGGCGAGAATTCAGCAGAAGAAAACATCGCTATTATTTACACCCCTTTTACTTCTAAAAAGGCTTTTGGTGCTTCAACTCATCAGCTAAATCCTAAAATAATTTATCGAAATCTGAATATACCTTTGCTTATTTTCGATCCTGTTAGTAAAAATGATTGGTTCGATTTTAAAGAAGAGAATGATAAACTTACAGATGAACACCAACCTTTTATTGTTCACAAGGTTTATGAAAATACCTGGCATGGTGTAAAAGACGAACGCCCGAATGAAGTAATTAATGATATTAAAACATTCTTATTAAATAATAAACTGATCAAATGA